The proteins below come from a single Chrysoperla carnea chromosome 1, inChrCarn1.1, whole genome shotgun sequence genomic window:
- the LOC123306047 gene encoding myosin-VIIa — MVIVTRGDYIWIEPVSGNEFDVAIGARVVSAEGRRIQVRDDDDREIWLTPERRIKAMHATSVQGVEDMISLGDLHEAGILRNLLIRYNENLIYTYTGSILVAVNPYQILPIYTADQIKLYKERKIGELPPHIFAIGDNSYAHMRRYGQDQCIVISGESGAGKTESTKLILQYLAAISGKHSWIEQQILEANPILEAFGNAKTVRNDNSSRFGKYIDIHFNSHGVIEGAKIEQYLLEKSRIVSQNPDERNYHIFYCLLAGLSKEDKQKLDLGDASQYRYLTGGGSITCEGRDDAAEFADIRSAMKVLLFTDQEIWEIIKLLAALLHVGNIKYKATVVDNLDATEIPDATNVHRVAQLLGVPAQPLIDALTQKTLFAHGETVVSTLSKEQSVDVRDAFVKGIYGRLFVLIVKKINNAIFKPKASTRCAIGVLDIFGFENFSHNSFEQFCINYANENLQQFFVQHIFKLEQEEYNLEGINWQHIEFVDNQDALDLIAIKQLNIMALIDEESKFPKGTDQTMLAKIHKTHGTHKNYLKPKSDINTSFGLNHFAGVVFYDTRGFLEKNRDTFSADLLQLIHISNNKFLQQIFADDIGMGSETRKRTPTLSTQFKKSLDALMKTLSSCQPFFIRCIKPNEYKKPMMFDRNLCCRQLRYSGMMETIRIRRAGYPIRHSFRDFVERYRFLIPGVPPSHKTDCRLATSKICASVLGRTDYQLGHTKVFLKDAHDLFLEQERDRVLTRKILILQRSIRGWVYRRRFLRMKAAAMIIQKYWQGYAQRQRYKRMRVGYMRLQALIRARVLSHRFRHLRGHIVGLQAHSRGFLVRREYGHKMWAIVKIQSHVRRMIAQRRFQKLKFEYRQHLEALRLRKLEERELKDAGNKRAKEIAEQNYRERMYELERKEMEIEMEDRRRVEVKKNIINDAARKQDEPVDDSKLVEAMFDFLPDSSSEAPTPARETSVFMDLPNNTDQQEIISPMQTPSEDEEDLSDFKFQKFAATYFQGNINHQYSRKPLKHPLLPLHTQGDQLAAQALWVTILRFTGDIAEPKYHTMDRDNTSVMSKVTATLGRNFIRSKEFQEAQMIGLDPESFMKTKPRSIRHKLVSLTLKRKNKLGEDVRRKLQDEEYTADSYQSWLESRPTSNLEKLHFIIGHGILRAELRDEIYCQICKQLTNNPSKSSHARGWILLSLCVGCFAPSEKFVNYLRAFIREGPPGYAPYCEDRLKRTFNNGTRNQPPSWLELQATKSKKPIMLPITFMDGNTKTLLADSATTARELCNQLSDKIALKDQFGFSLYIALFDKVSSLGSGGDHVMDAISQCEQYAKEQGAQERNAPWRLFFRKEIFAPWHDPTEDQVATNLIYQQVVRGVKFGEYRCDKEEDLAMIAAQQYFIEYNTDLNVERLFSLLPNYIPDYCLTGIENAIDRWGALVVQAYKKSYYLKEKVPPLRVKEDVVGYAKFKWPLLFSRFYEAYRNSGPNLPKNDVIIAVNWTGVYVVDDQEQVLLELSFPEITTVSSQKTNKVFTQTFSLSTVRGEEFTFQSPNAEDIRDLVVYFLEGLKKRSKFVIALQDYKAPGEGSSFLTFQKGDLIILEEDSTGETVLNSGWCVGRCERSQEKGDFPAETVYVLPSMSKPPNDILALFSLEAADHGRRLTQQFSVNGTENRDRPHNLSEYALDHFRAPLKRTMSKALTLTSARRGNIDDLWRYSRDPIKQPLLKKLLAKDELVEEACFAFTAILKYMGDLPSKRPRIGNEYTDAIFEKPLKHEILRDEIYCQIMKQLTDNTNRLSEERGWELMWLATGLFTCSQSLLKELTLFLRTRRHPISQDSLHRLQKTLRNGQRKYPPHQVEVEAIQHKTTQIFHKVYFPDDTDEAFEVDSSTRAKDFCQNISQRLNLRSSEGFSLFVKIADKVISVPEGDFFFDFVRHLTDWIKKARPSRDGVSPQFTYQVFFMKKLWTNTVPGKDGNADLIFHFHQELPKLLRGYHKCTKEEAARLAALVYRVRFGESKQELQAIPQMLRELVPADLVKVQSANDWKRAIVAAYNQDAGRSPENAKITFLKIIYRWPTFGSAFFEVKQTTEPNYPEMLLIAINKHGVSLIHPQTKDILVTHPFTRISNWSSGNTYFHMTIGNLVRGSKLLCETSLGYKMDDLLTSYISLMLTNMNKQRSIRIK, encoded by the exons ATGGTTATCGTTACTCGG GGTGACTACATTTGGATAGAACCAGTATCGGGAAATGAATTTGATGTCGCAATTGGTGCTAGAGTTGTATCGGCCGAAGGACGTCGAATACAAGTACGAGATGACGATGACCGTGAAATATGGCTTACGCCAGAACGGCGTATTAAGGCCATGCATGCAACATCCGTACAAGGAGTGGAGGATATGATTAGTTTAGGTGATTTACATGAAGCTGGAATTTTAAGAAACCTTTTAATtagatataatgaaaatttaatttat ACGTACACTGGTTCAATTCTCGTTGCTGTCAATCCATATCAGATATTACCAATATACACAGcagatcaaataaaattatataaagaacgTAAAATTGGTGAATTACCTCCACACATATTTGCAATTGGTGATAATTCATATGCACATATGCGTCGTTATGGACAAGATCAATGTATTGTAATATCTGGAGAATCTGGTGCTGGTAAAACCGAaagtacaaaattaatattacaatatttagcTGCAATTAGTGGAAAACATTCATGGATTGAACAACAAATATTAGAGGCTAATCCAATTTTAGAAGCATTTGGGAATGCAAAAACTGTACGAAATGATAATTCATCACGTTTCGGCAAATATattgatatacattttaatagtcATGGTGTTATTGAAGGAGCGAAAattgaacaatatttattagaaaaatctaGAATAGTGTCACAAAAtccagatgaacgtaattatcatatattttattgtttattggcTGGATTAAGTAAagaagataaacaaaaattggatTTAGGCGATGCTAGTCAATATCGTTATTTAACTGGG GGTGGAAGTATCACATGCGAAGGACGTGATGATGCTGCTGAATTTGCTGATATTCGATCTGCAATGAAAGTATTACTATTTACCGATCAAGAAATTTGGGAAATCATTAAACTATTAGCTGCTTTATTACATGTGggcaatattaaatataaagcaACCGTTGTAGATAATTTAGATGCAACAGAAATACCAGACGCCACAAATGTCCATCGTGTTGCACAATTATTAGGTGTTCCTGCTCAACCATTAATCGATGCACTTACTCAAAAAACATTATTCGCTCATGGGGAAACCGTTGTCTCAACATTATCAAAAGAACAATCAGTGGATGTGCGAGATGCCTTTGTTAAAGGGATCTATGGacgtttatttgttttaattgtcaaaaaaatcaacaatgCCATATTCAAGCCAAAAGCATCAACACGATGTGCAATTGGAGTTTTGGATATATTCGGTTTCGAGAATTTTAGTCACAATAGTTTTgaacaattttgtataaattatgcaaatgaaaatttgcaacaattttttgttcaacACATTTTCAAATTAGAACAAGAAGAATACAATTTGGAAGGTATTAATTGGCAACATATTGAATTTGTGGATAATCAAGATGCGTTAGATTTGATtgcaataaaacaattaaatattatggcTTTAATTGATGAAGAAAGTAAATTTCCAAAGGGTACCGATCAAACAATGTTAGCGAAAATTCATAAGACGCATGGTACgcataagaattatttaaaaccaaaatcAGATATAAATACAAGTTTTGGATTAAATCATTTTGCTGGAGTTGTATTTTATGATACTCGTGGGTTTCTCGAAAAAAATCGTGATACTTTTAGTGcagatttattacaattaattcatatatccaataataaatttttacaacaaattttcgCTGATGATATTGGAATGGGAAGTGAAACTAGAAAACGTACACCAACTTTATCTAcacaattcaaaaaaagtttagatGCGTTAATGAAAACTCTGTCAAGTTGTCAACCCTTCTTTATTCGATGTATTAAACCCAATGAATATAAGAAACCTATGATGTTCGATCGAAATTTATGTTGTCGACAGCTACGTTACTCAGGAATGATGGAAACAATTCGTATACGACGTGCTGGATATCCAATTCGACATAGTTTTCGTGATTTTGTTGAACGGTATCGATTTTTAATACCTGGAGTTCCACCAAGTCATAAAACTGATTGTCGTTTAGCGACAAGCAAAATTTGTGCTTCTGTATTAGGCAGAACTGACTATCAGTTGGGTCACaccaaagtatttttaaaagatgCACATGATTTATTCTTGGAACAAGAAAGAGATCGTGTATTgactagaaaaattttaattttacaacgaTCAATACGTGGTTGGGTATATCGTAGACGATTCTTGCGAATGAAAGCTGCTGCTATGATTATTCAAAAGTATTGGCAAGGATACGCACAACGCCAGAGGTATAAACGAATGCGAGTTGGTTATATGCGCTTACAAGCGTTAATTCGAGCACGAGTTTTATCACATCGCTTTCGACATTTACGTGGCCATATTGTAGGATTGCAGGCACATTCCCGAGGATTTTTAGTACGACGAGAATATGGTCATAAAATGTGGGCAATTGTTAAAATACAGTCACATGTTCGACGTATGATTGCTCAACGACGattccaaaaattgaaatttgaatacaGGCAGCATTTGGAAGCATTACGCTTACGCAAGCTAGAAGAACGGGAGTTGAAAGATGCGGGAAATAAACGAGCTAAAGAAATTGCTGAACAAAATTATAGGGAAAGAATGTATGAATTAGAACGTAAAGAAATGGAAATCGAAATGGAAGATCGTCGGAGAGTTGAAGTTAAGAAGAATATAATAAACGATGCAGCCAGAAAGCAAGACGAACCTGTAGATGATTCAAAATTAGTTGAAGCTATGTTCGATTTCTTACCAGATAGTTCAAGTGAAGCACCAACGCCTGCTCGTGAAACTTCTGTATTTATGGATTTACCAAATAATACGGATCAACAAGAAATCATATCACCAATGCAAACACCTTCAGAGGATGAAGAAGATTTAAGTGATTTTAAGTTCCAAAAATTTGCTGCAACATATTTCCAAGGAAACATCAATCATCAATATTCAAGAAAACCATTAAAACATCCTCTCTTGCCATTACATACCCAAGGGGATCAATTAGCAGCCCAAGCGTTGTGGGTTACAATTTTACGTTTTACTGGTGATATTGCTGAACCAAAATATCATACAATGGATCGTGACAATACATCGGTCATGTCAAAAGTAACAGCAACACTAGGTCGTAATTTTATACGTAGTAAAGAATTTCAAGAAGCACAAATGATTGGATTGGATCCAGAAtcatttatgaaaacaaaaccaCGATCAATTCGACATAAATTAGTTTCGTTAACACTAAAACGCAAAAATAAGCTAGGAGAAGATGTTCGAAGAAAGCTTCAAGATGAAGAATACACTGCAGATAGTTATCAATCGTGGCTTGAATCACGCCCTAcatcaaatttggaaaaattacattttattattggaCATGGAATTTTACGTGCTGAACTTCGTGATGAAATTTATTGTCaaatttgtaaacaattaacaaataatCCATCGAAATCTTCACACGCTAGAGGCTGGATATTACTGTCTCTCTGTGTGGGTTGTTTTGCTCCATCAGaaaagtttgtaaattatttacgaGCATTTATTAGAGAAGGTCCACCAGGATATGCACCATATTGTGAAGATCGATTAAAACGTACATTTAATAATGGAACACGAAACCAACCTCCAAGTTGGTTGGAGTTGCAAGCTACCAAATCGAAAAAACCTATAATGTTACCAATAACTTTTATGGACGGTAATACAAAAACATTACTGGCTGATTCAGCAACAACAGCTCGTGAACTTTGTAACCAATTATCAGACAAAATTGCATTGAAGGATCAGTTTGGATTTTCACTGTATATTGCGTTATTTGATAAAGTTTCATCACTAGGAAGTGGTGGTGATCATGTTATGGATGCAATCTCACAGTGTGAACAATATGCGAAAGAACAAGGGGCCCAAGAAAGAAATGCGCCTTGGAGATTATTTTTCCGTAAAGAAATTTTTGCTCCATGGCATGATCCTACTGAAGATCAAGTGGCAACGAATTTAATATACCAGCAAGTTGTCCGAGGTGTTAAATTTGGCGAATATCGTTGTGATAAAGAAGAAGATTTAGCTATGATTGCTGCTCAAcagtattttattgaatataacaCTGATTTAAATGTCGAACGATTATTTTCTCTTCTTCCAAATTACATTCCAGATTATTGTTTAACTGGTATCGAAAATGCAATAGATCGATGGGGTGCTTTAGTTGTACAAGCTTATAAAAagagttattatttaaaagaaaaagttccTCCGCTTCGTGTTAAAGAGGACGTAGTAGGTTACGCGAAATTTAAATGGCCATTATTATTTTCACGATTTTATGAGGCATATCGAAATTCTGGTCCCAATTTACCGAAAAATGATGTTATTATAGCCGTTAATTGGACTGGAGTTTATGTCGTTGACGATCAAGAACAAGTATTACTCGAATTATCATTCCCGGAAATAACAACCGTGTCTAGCCAGAAAACAAATAAAGTATTTACACAAACATTTAGTTTATCAACGGTTCGAGGAGAAGAATTTACATTCCAAAGTCCAAATGCAGAAGATATTCGTGAtttagttgtatattttttagagGGTTTAAAAAAGCGGTCAAAGTTTGTGATTGCTTTACAAGATTACAAAGCCCCAGGCGAAGGCTccagttttttaacttttcaaaaggGCGATCTGATTATACTGGAGGAGGACAGCACAGGCGAGACAGTTTTAAATTCAGGGTGGTGCGTTGGGCGTTGCGAACGTTCACAAGAAAAGGGTGATTTCCCTGCAGAAACTGTATATGTTTTACCATCAATGTCGAAACCACCTAATGATATTTTAGCGCTGTTTAGTCTTGAAGCGGCAGATCATGGTCGAAGACTTACTCAACAATTTTCTGTAAATGGGACCGAAAATCGTGATCGACCGCATAATTTATCCGAATATGCACTAGATCATTTCCGTGCTCCATTAAAAAGAACAATGTCAAAAGCATTAACTTTAACTTCAGCAAGAAGGGGGAATATCGATGATTTATGGCGATATTCTCGAGACCCAATCAAACAACCACTTTTAAAGAAATTACTTGCAAAAGACGAACTAGTGGAAGAGGCTTGTTTTGCTTTCACtgccattttaaaatatatgggaGATTTACCTTCAAAACGGCCTAGAATTGGAAATGAATACACCGACGCAATATTtgaaaaacctttaaaacatgaaatattacgCGATGAAATTTATTGCCAAATAATGAAACAGTTAACGGATAATACGAATCGATTATCTGAAGAACGTGGATGGGAATTAATGTGGTTAGCCACAGGATTATTTACCTGCAGTCAAAGTTTATTAAAAGAACTTACCTTATTTTTACGCACACGACGTCATCCAATATCCCAAGACTCCTTGCATAGATTACAAAAAACATTACGTAACGGTCAACGAAAATACCCACCACATCAAGTAGAAGTTGAGGCTATTCAACATAAAACAACACAAATTTTCCATAAAGTTTATTTCCCCGATGATACTGATGAGGCATTTGAAGTGGATTCTAGTACACGTGCAAAAGATTTCTGCCAAAATATTAGCCAAAGGTTAAACTTACGATCAAGTGAAGGTTTCAGCTTATTTGTAAAGATAGCGGATAAAGTAATTTCCGTACCCGAAGGTGATTTCTTCTTTGATTTCGTTCGTCATTTAACCGATTGGATTAAGAAAGCAAGGCCAAGTCGTGATGGAGTTTCACCACAATTTACATATCAagtatttttcatgaaaaaattatggACAAATACCGTGCCAGGTAAAGATGGCAATGCTGATTTAATATTCCATTTCCATCAAGAGTTACCAAAATTGTTACGAGGTTATCATAAATGTACGAAAGAGGAAGCAGCACGATTAGCTGCTTTAGTTTATCGCGTTCGATTTGGAGAAAGTAAACAGGAATTACAAGCAATTcc TCAAATGTTAAGAGAACTAGTGCCAGCCGATTTAGTGAAAGTTCAAAGTGCTAATGATTGGAAAAGAGCAATTGTAGCTGCGTATAATCAAGATGCTGGACGTAGTCCGGAGAATgccaaaataacatttttaaaaataatatacagatgGCCCACATTTGGATCTGCTTTCTTCGaagtaaaacaaacaactgaacCAAATTATCCAGAAATGTTGTTAATTGCAATTAATAAACATGGAGTCAGCTTAATTCATCCACAAACaaaa gatATATTAGTAACCCATCCATTTACAAGGATATCAAATTGGTCGTCGGGTAATACATACTTCCATATGACTATTGGAAACTTAGTTCgtggttcaaaattattatgtgaAACATCATTAGGATATAAAATGGATGATCTCTTAACGTCATATATTTCGTTGATGTTAACCAATATGAATAAACAAAGAAGTATcagaattaaataa